One window of Erwinia aphidicola genomic DNA carries:
- a CDS encoding flagellar hook-length control protein FliK yields MITLPTAVATTSASSKTGAAATTPDSTLDATPGGDSAASGENLPQGFLTLLGNRLLSLAQQGASAAPQDDTAQNVTADGKAPAKTSISDLLAALDKPETLTALLQPQKASTEKSPDSEEKAAPVELSSSDLQALQALYAMLPNAAAVPVASGNSSSKNSDLLSSDLSKSSKGSTLNALSAALGKVSSDDADAAGTATTKTGSAGVLLPGNSDSATAAAKFSANPGAQTLDSAFQQVMSHVSKDNDKENSSSALNATITNNVISAASSAQTPTSTSAVSAPATPLLNSQLGSPEWQQALGQQILMFSRNGQQTAELHLHPQDLGSIQISLKLDNDQAQLSMVSNHSQVRAALEAAIPQLRTSLAESGISLGQSNVSSDAFQQGQSFNGQQEQQRNNNGNPFSLANENDSDVTQIAVPAALQARAAGSNAVDIFA; encoded by the coding sequence ACCTTACCAACCGCAGTGGCGACCACCAGCGCCAGTAGCAAAACCGGTGCGGCTGCCACCACCCCTGACAGCACGCTGGACGCGACTCCCGGCGGCGACAGCGCCGCCAGCGGTGAAAATTTGCCGCAGGGGTTTCTCACTCTGCTGGGGAACCGACTGCTATCGCTGGCGCAGCAGGGTGCCAGCGCCGCCCCTCAGGATGACACGGCGCAAAATGTTACCGCCGATGGGAAAGCACCGGCAAAAACCAGCATCAGCGATCTGCTGGCCGCGCTGGATAAGCCCGAGACGCTGACCGCGCTGCTGCAACCGCAAAAAGCCAGCACGGAAAAAAGCCCGGACAGCGAGGAGAAAGCCGCGCCGGTGGAGCTGAGCAGCAGCGATTTGCAGGCGTTACAGGCGCTGTACGCCATGCTGCCCAACGCTGCCGCAGTGCCCGTCGCCAGCGGTAACAGCAGCAGCAAAAACAGTGACCTGCTGAGCAGCGATCTGAGCAAGAGCAGCAAAGGCTCGACGCTGAACGCGTTAAGCGCGGCGTTGGGTAAAGTGAGCAGCGACGACGCTGACGCCGCGGGCACAGCCACCACGAAAACCGGCAGCGCTGGCGTACTGCTGCCGGGCAACTCCGACAGCGCGACTGCTGCGGCAAAATTCAGCGCTAACCCGGGTGCGCAGACGCTTGACTCAGCTTTTCAGCAGGTTATGAGCCACGTCAGCAAAGATAACGACAAAGAAAATTCAAGTTCTGCCCTCAACGCGACGATAACCAATAATGTGATCAGCGCCGCTTCTTCCGCGCAGACCCCGACTTCAACCTCGGCGGTCAGCGCGCCGGCAACGCCACTGCTGAATTCTCAGCTTGGCAGCCCGGAATGGCAGCAGGCACTGGGACAACAGATCCTGATGTTCAGCCGCAACGGGCAGCAGACCGCCGAGTTGCATCTGCATCCGCAGGACCTGGGCAGCATCCAGATCTCTTTGAAGCTGGATAATGACCAGGCCCAGCTGAGTATGGTGTCGAACCATAGCCAGGTCAGGGCCGCGCTTGAGGCCGCTATCCCTCAACTGCGTACCTCACTGGCTGAAAGCGGCATCAGCCTGGGTCAAAGTAATGTCAGTAGCGATGCATTCCAGCAGGGTCAGTCCTTTAATGGCCAGCAGGAACAGCAGCGTAATAACAACGGAAACCCGTTTAGTCTTGCTAATGAAAATGACAGTGATGTGACGCAAATTGCCGTACCTGCCGCCCTGCAGGCGCGTGCAGCTGGCTCCAATGCTGTTGATATTTTCGCCTGA
- the fliL gene encoding flagellar basal body-associated protein FliL yields MTDNAKAKSGKRKLLIPVLLIVTLVACSVAGYTVWHMMKAPKDAAAAAKPEPPPAPVFFALDTFTVNLINPDNDPDRVLYVGFTLRLPDEETRRRMNDYLPEVRSRLLLLLSRQNATGLANEQGKQQLVTQIKQVLAPPLVQGQPQQVVTDVLFTAFILR; encoded by the coding sequence ATGACTGATAACGCTAAAGCCAAAAGCGGCAAACGTAAGCTCCTGATACCCGTGTTACTGATCGTGACTCTGGTCGCTTGCAGCGTGGCGGGATATACAGTCTGGCACATGATGAAGGCGCCGAAAGATGCCGCTGCGGCTGCAAAGCCTGAGCCGCCACCTGCCCCGGTCTTTTTTGCTCTGGATACGTTTACGGTCAACTTGATCAACCCAGACAACGACCCGGATCGCGTGCTTTATGTCGGCTTCACCCTGCGCTTGCCGGATGAAGAGACCCGTCGTCGCATGAACGATTATCTGCCGGAAGTACGCAGCCGTTTACTGCTGCTGCTGTCGCGTCAGAATGCTACGGGCCTCGCCAATGAGCAGGGCAAGCAGCAGTTAGTGACACAGATTAAACAGGTACTGGCACCTCCGCTGGTGCAGGGACAACCACAGCAGGTCGTGACAGATGTACTGTTTACGGCCTTCATTCTGCGGTGA